One window of the Balaenoptera ricei isolate mBalRic1 chromosome X, mBalRic1.hap2, whole genome shotgun sequence genome contains the following:
- the LOC132357863 gene encoding LOW QUALITY PROTEIN: CAP-Gly domain-containing linker protein 1-like (The sequence of the model RefSeq protein was modified relative to this genomic sequence to represent the inferred CDS: substituted 1 base at 1 genomic stop codon): MSMLKPSGLKAPTKILKPGSTALKTPASVAAPREKTITSEKASSTPSAETQEEFVDDFRVGEXVWVNGNKTGFIQFLGETQFAPGQRARIVLDEPIGKNDGSVAGIRYFQCEPLKGIFTRPSKLTRKVQAEDEADGLQTTHASRATSPLSTSTASMVSSSPATPSNIPHKSPQPTAKEPSAMSQISNLTKTTSESISNLSEAGSIKKGERELKIGDRVLEMRI, encoded by the coding sequence ATGAGTATGCTAAAACCAAGTGGGCTTAAGGCCCCTACGAAGATCCTTAAGCCTGGAAGCACAGCCTTGAAGACACCTGCTTCTGTTGCAGCTccaagagaaaaaacaataacCAGTGAAAAAGCATCAAGCACTCCGTCTGCTGAGACACAAGAGGAGTTTGTGGATGATTTTCGAGTTGGAGAGTGAGTCTGGGTGAATGGGAACAAGACTGGATTTATCCAGTTCCTGGGAGAAACCCAGTTTGCACCAGGCCAACGGGCCAGGATCGTTTTAGATGAACCCATAGGCAAGAATGATGGTTCAGTGGCAGGAATTCGGTATTTCCAGTGTGAGCCTTTAAAGGGCATATTCACCCGACCTTCAAAGTTGACGAGGAAGGTGCAGGCAGAAGATGAAGCCGACGGCCTGCAGACAACTCATGCTTCCAGAGCGACTTCGCCTCTGTCCACTTCAACAGCCAGCATGGTGTCCTCTTCCCCAGCCACCCCCTCAAATATTCCCCATAAATCGCCCCAGCCAACCGCAAAGGAACCTTCAGCTATGTCTCAGATCAGCAACCTTACAAAAACCACCAGTGAATCTATTTCCAACCTTTCAGAGGCCGGCTCAatcaagaaaggagaaagagagctcAAAATTGGAGACCGAGTATTGGAGAtgcggatttga